A single region of the Xiphophorus maculatus strain JP 163 A chromosome 3, X_maculatus-5.0-male, whole genome shotgun sequence genome encodes:
- the LOC102218941 gene encoding LOW QUALITY PROTEIN: gamma-glutamylcyclotransferase-like (The sequence of the model RefSeq protein was modified relative to this genomic sequence to represent the inferred CDS: substituted 1 base at 1 genomic stop codon) codes for MTLVYRSSPDNNMENSQTFLYFAYGSNLLKERLQLKNPSATVYCVAKLKDYKLVFGNYKGLASDRWHGGVATIEDSPGDEVWGVVXRMSISDLESLDNQENVMLGAYRPVELSVKTKGQDISCRTYIMNSCVYARPSPQYLQVIVMGAEQHGLPTEYQEKLRAIKTNMYDGLLPMMAELEQARTRVKERANQ; via the exons ATGACTCTTGTTTACAGGTCCTCACCTGATAACAACATGGAGAATAGCCAAACATTTCTGTACTTTGCATATGGTAGTAACCTTCTAAAGGAGCGTCTCCAGCTCAAGAATCCCTCTGCAACAGTGTACTGCGTGGCAAAGCTCAAG GATTATAAATTGGTGTTTGGCAACTACAAAGGTCTAGCCAGTGACCGCTGGCATGGTGGAGTGGCCACCATAGAGGACAGCCCAGGGGACGAGGTGTGGGGTGTGGTGTGACGGATGAGCATATCTGATCTAGAGTCACTAGAcaa TCAAGAGAATGTGATGTTAGGTGCTTACCGACCTGTGGAATTATCAGTGAAGACAAAAGGTCAAGATATCAGCTGTCGTACCTACATAATGAACAGCTGTGTGTATGCCCGACCATCACCACAATATCTACAG GTGATTGTAATGGGAGCAGAGCAACATGGCTTGCCAACGGAGTACCAGGAGAAACTAAGAGCCATTAAGACCAACATGTATGACGGTCTCCTACCAATGATGGCCGAGCTGGAACAAGCCAGAACAAGAGTTAAAGAAAGAGCCAACCAATGA